Proteins encoded by one window of Myripristis murdjan chromosome 1, fMyrMur1.1, whole genome shotgun sequence:
- the rnf24 gene encoding RING finger protein 24 isoform X1, producing the protein MSSDFQHYSFRMPNIGFQNLPLNIYIVVFGTAIFVFILSLLFCCYLIRSLSLCCERLRLLVMRLRHQAHKELYAYKQVIQKEKVKELNLHEICAVCLEEFKQKDELGICPCKHAFHRKCLIKWLEVRKVCPLCNMPVLQLAQQAGTTDPPVPIQPLPGVENLV; encoded by the exons ATGAGCTCCGATTTCCAGCACTACAGTTTCAGGATGCCAAACATAGGGTTCCAGAACCTCCCCCTTAATATTTACATTGTGGTGTTTGGGACGGCCATCTTTGTCTTCATCCTCAGCCTTCTCTTCTGCTGCTACTTGATAAG ATCCCTCTCACTCTGCTGCGAGAGGTTAAGGTTACTTGTAATGAG GTTGCGGCACCAGGCGCACAAAGAGCTGTATGCATACAAACAA GTTATTCAGAAGGAAAAAGTCAAAGAGCTAAATTTGCATGAG atATGTGCAGTGTGCTTGGAGGAGTTCAAGCAGAAAGATGAACTAGGGATTTGCCCATGCAAACATGCCTTTCACAGAAA GTGCCTCATTAAGTGGTTGGAGGTGAGGAAGGTGTGCCCGCTGTGCAACATGCCCGTCTTGCAGCTTGCCCAGCAGGCTGGCACCACGGACCCCCCTGTGCCAATACAGCCTCTGCCTGGCGTTGAGAACCTGGTGTAG
- the rnf24 gene encoding RING finger protein 24 isoform X2, with the protein MSSDFQHYSFRMPNIGFQNLPLNIYIVVFGTAIFVFILSLLFCCYLIRLRHQAHKELYAYKQVIQKEKVKELNLHEICAVCLEEFKQKDELGICPCKHAFHRKCLIKWLEVRKVCPLCNMPVLQLAQQAGTTDPPVPIQPLPGVENLV; encoded by the exons ATGAGCTCCGATTTCCAGCACTACAGTTTCAGGATGCCAAACATAGGGTTCCAGAACCTCCCCCTTAATATTTACATTGTGGTGTTTGGGACGGCCATCTTTGTCTTCATCCTCAGCCTTCTCTTCTGCTGCTACTTGATAAG GTTGCGGCACCAGGCGCACAAAGAGCTGTATGCATACAAACAA GTTATTCAGAAGGAAAAAGTCAAAGAGCTAAATTTGCATGAG atATGTGCAGTGTGCTTGGAGGAGTTCAAGCAGAAAGATGAACTAGGGATTTGCCCATGCAAACATGCCTTTCACAGAAA GTGCCTCATTAAGTGGTTGGAGGTGAGGAAGGTGTGCCCGCTGTGCAACATGCCCGTCTTGCAGCTTGCCCAGCAGGCTGGCACCACGGACCCCCCTGTGCCAATACAGCCTCTGCCTGGCGTTGAGAACCTGGTGTAG